CTACAAAAGATTATACATCGGTTGAAAAACCTCTTTCccagaagaaaataaaagtgaTAAACACAGATCTACTTTATCAAAGATCTTTAAGTAAAATGTGATGCTTTATTCTAGGAGTTTCTAAGCACAGTACTATTCAGAATTTGGAGAAGATCTTTCAACAATCCCCATCAGTTTCACTCTGCTGCTAGCCCATCCAAAGCAGAACACTTGTGCCATGGTTGTATGGAACAAACTCAGACGTAGAAGCCAATCACACAGATAATTAACGGGCCAATCCTGCAGACTGCTCTTAATTCCCCCTGAAGCAAAGGCACTGTCTGCATAGTCAAAGCAACTGAATTTAACTATGGCTGTTAACAGCGGTGGCTGAAAGGGGCTATGATAAATTTGGTCTGGCCTGTGAGGACAGGGCCTAAACCACAAGATAAGCAAATTAACAGGGCCGAGCTTTAGCCCTTGCCTAGCCGGGCTGTAATGAGTTCAGCTACAATTGATTTAACAGCCATTATTAAGTGTGGTTGTGGTGCATGCAGGGCCTCCCTTCATTTTGTGCACTACAATCGATTCTGGTTGAGCTGCTGAAAAAAAGTCTCACTTCCCCCTTAATAGGAGATATATGACAGTTATGTCATCACAGCCACAAAACGTGGCTCTTTCCCAACAAGCTAACAATGGAGTTTTTGCTATACCATACCTCTCACTCCTGCGGCCTAGCTTGTACAGACTTTACGCCTCACATACTATTCAGcactgatagattttttttaacaggtaAACAAAGCAACTGACTGAAGACAGAATGTAACGCCCCTTGGCTTAGCAGCCTTGCATATGTCCTCAGTAGTTTTATTTCTGTTCTCTCTCAGGAATTTGATTGCACTAGATATTAGGCCCCAATACTGCAGAGTTGTAAGCAAAGCTTAAGTTTACATATGTGGGCAGACCCACTGAGTTCAATGCTGTTACTCAGGTGCATGAAgtcatgcatgtgcttaactcttTGCAGGACCAACACAGTAGCAAACTACCCTCCTGCAGCAGACACTAAAATCCGTTTTGAATACAAGAGGGAATTCTAGTTCAACATAATTTGTAATACAAATACAAGACAAGCTCACCCGTGAGTTAATTATATCATCCTCTCAATATACACATAGGGGATATAACAGAAATTGGATTAGGCTAAATGCCTCAAGAGAATGACTCAAGAAACAAAGGCAAATGGACTCATTAACAAAACACATTTGGCAATTTATATGGCAATAAATGTATTGGAAGTTGAAGAAAAATGTAAGAGGATTTTGGGGAGGAGGAGATTGTGCGCCACCAAAATATTCTGACTGGGAGAATCAAGCATTGCAGGGAAGTGTTGAAACAGCAGACTCACAATGCTGAAACCTTAAATCAACAAGTTATTACAACACCCTCTTTGTCATAAGCTGGGCACAGAGAGCAAAGTCTCTTACTTTTTCATTTTGCAGTCCATCTCTGGGGCCAACTTCAACTATTTTCACTTGTTTGGGAAGGGAGCCAGCTGCCGCAGAGCTGATCTACACGGAAgatagagagaaaaggaaaaaaagacccTTTACAAAAGACATAGGTGAACAATTTTTCATGTTTTTCATAACGTTAACTATGTCAATGATTGTTTCACATACTAGGAAACATAGAAAAGGTATCAGAATACTGTTGTTCCCacgcattcaaaaatcatgaatcaattTCCAAAAGCAtgagtttttaataaaaataataaatgtgggtGTTCTTTGTTTTTGCCTTCTGAGCCTTTCAGGAGAATCTGGGTCACATattcaggcttttctctgcaaccacaagacctaaaaactttttttgttttgttttaaagaatagCTGAGACACTCACATATGAATCCAGTAACCAGAGCTTACCACCAAATATCATGACTCTCGTGATGAAATCAAAAGAGCTGGCAACACTTTAATCAGCCAGCATGGCCCTTTGTAGACCTACTCTTTATACAGCAGTCTCTCCTTAAAGGGGACCAGAAGAGCTCAAAGGACCAGCGCAATAAGCCCATAACTAAATACCTGCTCCCTGACCCCACTGACCAGGCAGTGAGCAGCACCACTGTGTACATTTGGAACTGTTTCAGagttaggccaggtccacaccttaaacttaggtcaacctagctactttGCTCAGGGCTATGAAAAAGTGAGTGCCCTGAGTGTTCTAGTTAGGCTAACGGCCGGCGTAGAGGCAGCTAGGTCAAGGGAGGGATTCTTCTGcccactgcctctcagagaggtgattaactACCCCTGTCCGCCACTGTAGgactacagcaggggtaggcaacctatggaatATGTGcagaaggcagcacgcgagctgattttcagcagcactcacactgcccgggtcctggccaccggtccaggggggctctgcactttaacttcattttaaatgaagcttcttaaacatttaaaaaaacctgatttactttacatacaacaatagtttagttacatatgacagacttatagaaagagaccttctaaaaacattcaaatgtacgACTGGGCGCGAAACCTGAAATCAGAGCGAATCAGTGAAGCctgggcacagcacttctgaaaggttgccagcccctggacTACAGCCTGGTCGTGGCCCCGCGACCTCCATAGTGCAGACAGGCCCCGAGCTCTCCACAGAAGGCGGCACAGGAGCTAGGCCGCGGCGCTGCCATTAGCTTAGTAGATAGAAGGGGCGGCAGCCCGGGGcccccagtgcagggctggggcccaACTAGGCCCTGGGGCAGCCCGCAGCCGGGGGCAGGGCCAAGTCAGGCCGAGGACCGCAGGCAGCCCGGGCCGCCTCAAGGCGCGGGGGCGGGGAGTCACTCACCGGGCGGAGCGAAGCCGCCAACCACGGAAGCGCCCGCTTGGCCGCCACCATCTTGGGACGCTCACGTGACAGACGCCCCCTTGTCATGTGACCTCCCCCCAGCTGCTGAACACGTGACGCAAGTCTCGCAGCTGCCAGTTGCGGGCGCCTCTGCCTCGTTAGCGACCGTCAGCTCCGCGCTAGTGGGGCGCGGCCTTGGCAGAGTTCGTCCCGGGCTCAGCGCTCCCCTGCGGCCCTGTTCTGATCCAGCATCCCATGCTCTGGAGCGCCCTGCGGCCCCTGCACACAGGCGAGGCGGGGACTTAAGCCCCAAGGCTTGTAGCTGAAGCACATGGTTATAGAATCACAGACTGGTAGGGAAAGGGACCTGGCCAAGTCAGACTCCTGAGAGGGGTCCAGGTGTCTGGAAagcttgagagccactgctctaagcCCCATTTACAGCGGGCCTGGTACCTTCTGCTTTGCAGCACATTGGTGTTGGGTTGCTATACACCACTTGTCTAACACTTTACACCCGCCCCCTGCTCTACTTACAATGCAGACTCAGAGAACAGAGTTTCATAATTTTAACCTGCATTTTCTATGAAATCCTTCTGAGAGGGGCTTTTTTGTTTAACAAAACTGAAGAGTTATACTGATTTTAAGTCAAATCAATAGTACCTCTGCAGAGACTTATAAGAACAGATTACCTTCTGCCTACAGCTCTTTCCACAAATGTAACTACACCCACATCTTAAGGACAAGAATTTAAAATCTGTtgaatttatataaatattagagagagagagatcagatgCATTCTTTAAATTTATTACATCTAATCTTCAAACATTAATATAAATCCacttattttacattataaatatttgtaatcacaCTTAATTCAGCTTTAATTCAGATGAAATGAAGGCAGCAGTGTTTtaatagaattttattttttgaatttaCACATGTAAAAATACATTGCACATAAGAATCTGAAAGTGCTTAATTCCAATTAGACTTTAAATGGCAGAATGGACTCACCCAAAACAGGATGTTTAATAATTTCATACACCAGAAAATAGTTAGGCTATTACATTTTGATTAAAGACTAGTTTCAAGAAGATTACGCTATTTAAGTGACAAATATTCAGATCAGTCAGTAGAAGATTCAGCGCTCCAGAGCTGATAGTTGTTAAAACACAGGTGCAGCGGACAACTTCAGTGGAGACCTGCTCCTGTCCGGAAGCAGTGGATGTTTTTTCCTGCTTTATTTTGCCTAGTTCTATGGTGTAGACTTATACACCAATCCAAGGCAAGTTCCTTGATCATAAGTAAACAAATAGTTTCATCCCTCCATAGTTTGGTTAACAGCtatattttgaaaattaaaaatgagaGATCTCTCCTTTAGCAGGTAAGCACCCTCTTGGCAGCGTGACCATCACTCATTTTGTCAATCTTAAGCATTTCTAATGGACCCATCGCTGTAGCAACCAAGTGCCATTTATTCACAGTCTGTGTTTGCTGACTGCAGATCCTAATTCAACCAACTTTGTAACTGTCCCACACTAAATTTGTTCACACTCCCACACACCTTATGTGACAGTCATACCTATTAGGCTGCAGTGCCATGGTTAAAAGTGGCAAAGTGATAACATCTGCCAAGAAGCCCAGCTAAGGATCTCTCATCACAGTAGTCAGACCACACTCAGTGGTCAAAATCCAGCAACAGAACATTACTATTGCAGGCCACGTCTCTCGGACAGATGAAAGGTTGTGTATAGGCCAGGCCTTCATTCCCACCCAAGATGAACTGACCTAGCTGTTTTCTTGGCCAGAGCGGCTTAGAAAGGTATTCTCTTAGATGAGCAAGAAAAACAATTTATTAAGATTCCTTCACCTTCAAAACAAATCAAATCAAAAGATCTAGTTCCTTGCTTTTCTTCAAAGTCACTATCACGCCACACCTTCTAGCTTGAGAGTCCAGCAACACGGCACTGGGAGAACAGATGGCGGTACATAGGGCAAAGTGATCAGCAACCCTTTATCTACGGCCTTCTCCCATTTCAGCGTCTCCGAGAACCCCAGCATAGTCACCTGAagaaagagggaaagaacagtACAGTCATCTATTGCTTCACGCACATACTTCCTGTTTAAATACATCACAGGCAGCAAGTTCAATGCACTTCCAGGCACTCAAAGGGTAGAGACAGCCCCAACTACTTTCCATCCAGCCAGAGTTTACTGAGCTGCAGAGTACTGTAACAAGGCACATTTTTGGCTCAGCATCTGCCCATGGTTCTTCACTGGGGAGATTCtttttaatggtggtttggaaatGACACAGCCGCTCCCTGTGATATCTGCAGTGAGTagtttaatagattttttttttaagtttgtgttGCCTTGTCAGAGTGGTCCTACTGCTATTTGGGCGCCTCAGCTAATTTCACAGCAAATTAAGTCAAGAGAGGCTAGGAACTCTGTGGAAGAAATGCGCCTGGCGGTACTATGGCGGTTAACAAGCCCTATCCAGCGTTTCTTAGAGAATAATGGTGGTTTAAAGCAAGGTGAACACACAGAAAGAGGGATCACAATTCCTTCATGACCTCTCCCTGACAGAGAAGACTCAAGATTAGAAGTAAGGgaaaataactttaaatataTGGTACTTTCACCAGATATTTAATGTAATCCAGGTTGGGCCATCTCAGCCTTTATGTACCAAAGATGGACTTGTGAGATTCATTATCTACTCTTCAGATTCCTTACTTGTGTGCTTGGAGATGGAATAGGTGAAGACAGCTTCAACACAccaccctctggccaggtcagaaAGATGGCATAGACAGTTAATCCTTTAGAAGTGTACCTGAGGGAATATAAAGATGGTGTACAGAGGTGTGTAGATCACCACAAAATAGAGAGGCAGACAAGCATCTGGCTTTGTCAGAAGTAAAGCAAAAAATACATGCCTCCTCCCATCAATCAGTCTAGTCTTATTGGGAAAGCCAGCCACATAGGGGTCACCTGCTTTCCTTGCATACCTCAATACTTTGGAACCAATGTTTATCCAGTTAGCAGGGACCGAGGAAAGCTAAACAAAGTCCACATACGCTCCCTGAAAACAAAGGCCACCTTGAGACATGGCCTTGCTTTAGGCTGCTGTGGTCAACAGGGTAGATTAGGCTCTTGTGAAGCTTCATGTAGGTCATTTCATTATTctctttaaaaacaggttagGTTTGTAGTGTTCTGGTCTCCTTGCACACTTACTATACATTCCTTCCTCTGAGGAAATGCAGTTGCTGGATAACAGTGCACAGATCCATTACACAAGAATCTGGGAAGTAAACACCACCACACCAAGCCAACCACAGGAGTTTAGGGAGACAAAATGCAGTTATGCAACTAAGAATTTTAGCCAAAACCATGGGGTTAAACACTCCTACTCAGGAGAAGCAAATTGAATCTTTAGTGttttacttttgattttttttttttttttaagcaggggGCAACAGTCCAATACTCAGAGAGTAGAGGGCCACTTGTGACAAGGTCTTTCTagtgtttatttttctttggTGCTCTCAGAGTAGCAAGCTCAACCCTTCTTTGCTCATGAGATCACAGCCTGAGATGAGTGGCTCTTTCAGAGTGGTCTTGTGTAAAGTAATCCTTACCATGCAGCAGTTGTGGTGTTCTCCATCTGCACCCTCCAGGGCTTAGAAGCATAAATTGCCTCCCCATTAACACGCAGCCATTTTCCAAGGGACAGAAGCCTTTCTTGAAAGATTGGAACAATCACCCCTTCTTTTGTAGGGCCCACATTGAGAAGATAGTTGCCTCCAAAACTCACAGTCTGCACTAGTTCCTGTGACAGACAGGAAAGTAAAGTGGATTCATGTTACTTTCCTTCTTGACTATGAAAGACAGACACTTGCATAAAGCTTTATTCTCATTGTCCCAGCTACTTTAGCCATCATCCTGTCCTACTGTTTTGCCAGATAAGTAGACAACCTCTAATCCCCAGCAATCCCCCTATGTATATTAAAATGTTCTTACTGAGATAATACTTGATTCATCCATGAGTTCATTGAGTTGCATGTTGCTTCGATAGCCCCAAGATCTTCTGTCAATAGATGTGCACATCTCCCACTTGTGCTGTGGCAGGGTGCCCGGCTTGTATTTATCGGCACAATTATAGTATCCTCCATGATGGCAGGAGCAGTTATTGCACCAACGGTCATTAACCACAACAGTATCCTAGAATGGTGAGACAGTTCAGAGTAGAAACTATTTTGACTTAGACACTCAATCCTTCTGCTGCAGTGGTTCAAAGGAACAAGTTTGTGGGTTTTGTTCTGGGATCTTTGGTTGCTAGTCtcctggatagctcagtggtttgagcattggcctgataaacccagggttgtgagttcagtctctgaggggggtcacttagggatctgaggcaaaatcagtacttggtcctgctagtgaaggcagggcgctggacttgatgacctttcagggtcccttccagttctatgagataagtatatctccataaaTACTTTAGATGCCCTTAATAATTTACATGCTTCGACTGATCCTGAGGTTTTGACTTAAATTCTGCCAGTATTAGAAGCTGCCTGATTTTCCATATTTATGTAATGGCCAGAAGACATGAAGGAAATGCTGACAGCAGTACCTTGACAGGACTATCATTATAAAGCCAGGCAAGGAAAGATGTAGAGTTCCAGTATGTTTCCGGACCCTCCCAGTCACCATCTGACCAAACTAGATCTGGTTTATACCTAGGAGACAAACAAATATTACTAGAAAATTTAACATTCCCACTTCTGGTCC
This region of Gopherus flavomarginatus isolate rGopFla2 chromosome 22, rGopFla2.mat.asm, whole genome shotgun sequence genomic DNA includes:
- the FUCA1 gene encoding tissue alpha-L-fucosidase, giving the protein MVARWLLLLGALVAAAVCGPRYSPDWPSLDARPLPAWFDQAKVGVFVHWGVFSVPAYGSEWFWWHWQGERRADYERFVREHFPPNTTYADFAARFTARDFRPRFWAWLFEQAGARYVVLTTKHHEGFTNWGSPVSWNWNSVDTGPHRDLVGELGQALRERNIRYGLYHSLLEWFNPLYLDDKKNGFKTQNFVISKTMPELYDLVLRYKPDLVWSDGDWEGPETYWNSTSFLAWLYNDSPVKDTVVVNDRWCNNCSCHHGGYYNCADKYKPGTLPQHKWEMCTSIDRRSWGYRSNMQLNELMDESSIISELVQTVSFGGNYLLNVGPTKEGVIVPIFQERLLSLGKWLRVNGEAIYASKPWRVQMENTTTAAWYTSKGLTVYAIFLTWPEGGVLKLSSPIPSPSTQVTMLGFSETLKWEKAVDKGLLITLPYVPPSVLPVPCCWTLKLEGVA